The nucleotide sequence AGCGCTCGTCGGACGGCGTGTCGAACAGGATGGACGGCCGTCCCGGGCAGGCGAACCAGCCGTGGCGGGTCATCTCCTCCTCAAGCTGTCCGGGACCCCAGCCGGCATAGCCGAGCGCGACCAGCCAGCGCGACGGCCCTCGGCCCTCGGCAATGGCGCGGAGCACGTCGATGGTACCCGTCATCGCCCACAGCTTGCCCGTCGGCCCGACCACCTGAAGGGTATCCTCGCCGCCCCAATCGTCGGAATGGAGGACGAAACCGCGCCCCGGCTCGACCGGGCCGCCATGGTGGATCGCTTCATCCGGCGCCTTGCCGGGGTCGAGATCGAGCTGCTTCAGCAGGCCGCGCAGGCGGATGCCGGCACGCTTGTGGCTGATGCCGAGGCCGACCGCGCCATTCTCGTCATGAACGCAGAGCGCGGTCACTGAGCGTTCGAAGCGGGGATCGGCCATGCCGGGCATGGCGAGCAGCAGCTTTCCTGCAAGAAAGGGCGCGTCCGACATGACCGGCCTACCATGCCAGTTCGCGCCCGCCGCACAAGCCTTGTTGGCGT is from Sphingomonas sp. LHG3406-1 and encodes:
- a CDS encoding YqgE/AlgH family protein encodes the protein MSDAPFLAGKLLLAMPGMADPRFERSVTALCVHDENGAVGLGISHKRAGIRLRGLLKQLDLDPGKAPDEAIHHGGPVEPGRGFVLHSDDWGGEDTLQVVGPTGKLWAMTGTIDVLRAIAEGRGPSRWLVALGYAGWGPGQLEEEMTRHGWFACPGRPSILFDTPSDERWAAAFKAEGIDARLLANETGAA